One segment of Cyprinus carpio isolate SPL01 chromosome B20, ASM1834038v1, whole genome shotgun sequence DNA contains the following:
- the cnih3 gene encoding protein cornichon homolog 3 isoform X2: MFTFAAFCYMLSLVLCASLIFFAIWHITAFDELQADFKVPIDQGNPLHARERLRNIERICCLLRKLVLPEYSIHGLFCIMFLCAQEWLTVGLNIPLLFYNTWRYFHSPTDTKELLYDPASVMNGDTLKFCQKEAWCKMSFFVLSFFYYLYCMIYSLVTS, encoded by the exons ATGTTCACTTTCGCTGCCTTTTGCTATATGCTTTCCCTTGTCCTCTGTGCTTCTCTCATCTTCTTCGCGATCTGGCAT ATAACAGCCTTTGATGAGCTTCAGGCAGACTTCAAGGTGCCAATCGATCAGGGCAATCCACTTCATGCG CGTGAAAGACTTCGAAATATTGAGAGGATCTGCTGCCTGCTGAGAAAG TTGGTGCTTCCAGAGTACTCTATCCATGGACTCTTCTGTATCATGTTCCTGTGTGCTCAGGAGTGGCTTACTGTAGGCCTGAATATCCCTCTGCTCTTCTACAACACATGGAG GTACTTTCACAGCCCCACAGACACTAAGGAGCTTCTCTACGATCCAGCATCAGTCATGAATGGAGACACACTCAAATTCTGCCAAAAAGAAGCCTGGTGCAAGATGTCCTTCTTTGTCCTCTCGTTCTTCTACTATCTCTACTG CATGATCTACTCCTTGGTGACCTCATAA
- the cnih3 gene encoding protein cornichon homolog 3 isoform X1 — MFTFAAFCYMLSLVLCASLIFFAIWHITAFDELQADFKVPIDQGNPLHARERLRNIERICCLLRKLVLPEYSIHGLFCIMFLCAQEWLTVGLNIPLLFYNTWSRYFHSPTDTKELLYDPASVMNGDTLKFCQKEAWCKMSFFVLSFFYYLYCMIYSLVTS; from the exons ATGTTCACTTTCGCTGCCTTTTGCTATATGCTTTCCCTTGTCCTCTGTGCTTCTCTCATCTTCTTCGCGATCTGGCAT ATAACAGCCTTTGATGAGCTTCAGGCAGACTTCAAGGTGCCAATCGATCAGGGCAATCCACTTCATGCG CGTGAAAGACTTCGAAATATTGAGAGGATCTGCTGCCTGCTGAGAAAG TTGGTGCTTCCAGAGTACTCTATCCATGGACTCTTCTGTATCATGTTCCTGTGTGCTCAGGAGTGGCTTACTGTAGGCCTGAATATCCCTCTGCTCTTCTACAACACATGGAG CAGGTACTTTCACAGCCCCACAGACACTAAGGAGCTTCTCTACGATCCAGCATCAGTCATGAATGGAGACACACTCAAATTCTGCCAAAAAGAAGCCTGGTGCAAGATGTCCTTCTTTGTCCTCTCGTTCTTCTACTATCTCTACTG CATGATCTACTCCTTGGTGACCTCATAA
- the cnih3 gene encoding protein cornichon homolog 3 isoform X3 → MFTFAAFCYMLSLVLCASLIFFAIWHITAFDELQADFKVPIDQGNPLHARERLRNIERICCLLRKLVLPEYSIHGLFCIMFLCAQEWLTVGLNIPLLFYNTWSRYFHSPTDTKELLYDPASVMNGDTLKFCQKEAWCKMSFFVLSFFYYLYCSFATFK, encoded by the exons ATGTTCACTTTCGCTGCCTTTTGCTATATGCTTTCCCTTGTCCTCTGTGCTTCTCTCATCTTCTTCGCGATCTGGCAT ATAACAGCCTTTGATGAGCTTCAGGCAGACTTCAAGGTGCCAATCGATCAGGGCAATCCACTTCATGCG CGTGAAAGACTTCGAAATATTGAGAGGATCTGCTGCCTGCTGAGAAAG TTGGTGCTTCCAGAGTACTCTATCCATGGACTCTTCTGTATCATGTTCCTGTGTGCTCAGGAGTGGCTTACTGTAGGCCTGAATATCCCTCTGCTCTTCTACAACACATGGAG CAGGTACTTTCACAGCCCCACAGACACTAAGGAGCTTCTCTACGATCCAGCATCAGTCATGAATGGAGACACACTCAAATTCTGCCAAAAAGAAGCCTGGTGCAAGATGTCCTTCTTTGTCCTCTCGTTCTTCTACTATCTCTACTG ctCATTTGCCACCTTCAAGTAA